The following are from one region of the Prochlorococcus marinus str. SB genome:
- a CDS encoding protein adenylyltransferase SelO family protein, producing the protein MPTKSDSSKGKLTENFYEFSQLSDYSFMNSLKADPQSTEDGNDHKPRSVYSGHYVPVVPTAIPEPEYISHSDKLFKELRLSSDLTKDKNFCRFFSGDISVANYPMRPFGWATGYALSIYGTEYTQQCPFGTGNGYGDGRAISVFEGLFNGKRMEMQLKGGGTTPYCRGGDGRAVLRSSVREFLAQELMDSLGIPTTRSLTLFVSRSEIVRRPWYSKGSRYFEPDIMIDNQAAITTRVAPSFLRVGQIELFARRVRNNAHDKALNELKMIVQHLIDRNYKNEIEYEISIESKVIKLASLYRSRLISLIANWMRVGYCQGNFNSDNCAAGGYTLDYGPFGFCELFDPRFQPWTGGGEHFSFFNQPSAGAINFKTFCSSLSPLLSESTQDQEELEQIEKDFSEFMNKELKKMWANKLGLEHYSETLINEFFNLMVISKADYTILFRKLSEIPDNLDSLKNSFYFPINDELNNRWEVWLENWRSILNKEGNIKAKSASMKSLNPVYTWREWMVVHAYDDAEKGNYKKIKELQDVFSNPYLEQPSEIDQKYNRLKPSKYFNYGGVSHYSCSS; encoded by the coding sequence ATGCCAACAAAATCTGATTCATCAAAAGGAAAGCTTACAGAAAATTTTTATGAATTTTCTCAACTATCTGACTATTCTTTTATGAATTCTCTTAAAGCAGATCCTCAATCAACAGAAGATGGAAATGATCATAAGCCGCGTTCAGTATATTCAGGTCATTACGTACCAGTTGTTCCAACTGCTATTCCAGAACCAGAATATATTTCCCATAGCGACAAACTTTTTAAAGAACTAAGACTAAGCTCAGATCTTACTAAAGACAAGAATTTTTGTCGTTTTTTCTCAGGTGATATTTCTGTTGCTAATTATCCAATGAGACCTTTTGGTTGGGCAACAGGTTATGCATTATCAATTTACGGGACTGAATATACCCAACAATGTCCCTTTGGTACTGGTAATGGTTATGGAGATGGCAGAGCAATTTCTGTTTTTGAAGGTTTATTCAATGGTAAAAGAATGGAAATGCAACTTAAAGGAGGAGGTACAACTCCCTACTGTCGTGGAGGAGATGGTAGAGCTGTCTTAAGGTCTAGCGTTCGAGAATTTCTTGCACAGGAATTAATGGATTCCTTGGGAATCCCTACCACAAGATCTTTAACACTTTTTGTCTCACGTTCAGAAATAGTTAGAAGACCGTGGTATTCCAAAGGGTCCAGATATTTTGAACCTGACATCATGATTGATAATCAAGCGGCAATAACTACGAGAGTCGCTCCATCATTTTTACGTGTAGGCCAGATTGAACTTTTTGCAAGACGCGTTCGTAACAATGCGCATGATAAGGCCCTCAATGAACTAAAGATGATAGTTCAACATCTTATTGATAGAAATTATAAAAATGAAATTGAATATGAGATTTCAATTGAAAGTAAGGTAATAAAACTGGCTTCTTTATACAGATCAAGACTTATATCACTTATAGCCAACTGGATGCGGGTTGGTTATTGCCAGGGTAACTTCAATAGTGATAATTGTGCTGCTGGAGGTTATACCTTGGATTATGGACCCTTTGGATTCTGTGAATTATTTGATCCAAGATTTCAACCTTGGACAGGTGGAGGTGAACATTTCTCATTTTTTAACCAACCCTCTGCTGGGGCAATCAACTTTAAAACATTTTGTTCTTCTCTTAGTCCGTTACTTTCAGAAAGCACTCAAGATCAAGAAGAGTTAGAACAAATCGAAAAGGATTTTTCAGAATTTATGAACAAAGAATTGAAGAAAATGTGGGCAAACAAGCTTGGTTTAGAACATTACAGCGAAACTTTAATAAATGAATTTTTTAATCTTATGGTCATTTCAAAAGCAGACTATACAATTTTGTTCCGTAAACTCTCTGAAATACCTGATAACTTAGATTCTTTAAAAAACAGTTTCTATTTTCCAATTAATGATGAGCTCAATAATAGGTGGGAAGTATGGCTTGAAAACTGGCGATCAATCTTGAATAAAGAGGGGAATATCAAAGCGAAATCGGCTTCAATGAAATCCCTTAATCCAGTCTATACTTGGCGCGAATGGATGGTCGTTCACGCATATGATGATGCTGAAAAAGGAAATTATAAAAAAATAAAAGAGTTACAAGATGTCTTTAGCAATCCATATTTAGAACAACCCTCTGAAATAGATCAAAAATATAATCGACTAAAGCCAAGCAAGTATTTTAACTATGGAGGCGTATCTCACTACAGCTGTTCTTCATAA
- a CDS encoding DUF3764 family protein, which translates to MTIETTILDFQISNTFEQYESHMNAEEQQSMFKEMGVKTFYIGKSLDDPQRATVIFQGPENVLYDIFMNPETKPIVEASGHIYKGTKISRWIS; encoded by the coding sequence ATGACTATTGAAACGACTATTCTTGATTTTCAAATAAGTAATACGTTTGAACAATATGAATCTCATATGAATGCTGAGGAACAACAGTCTATGTTTAAAGAAATGGGAGTTAAAACATTTTATATTGGTAAATCATTAGATGATCCTCAAAGGGCAACTGTAATTTTTCAAGGACCAGAAAATGTTCTATATGATATTTTTATGAATCCTGAAACAAAACCTATTGTTGAAGCTTCAGGCCATATTTATAAGGGTACAAAAATATCTCGTTGGATTTCTTGA
- the psbF gene encoding cytochrome b559 subunit beta, long form — MDFRVLLVITPIVFSWIFTVFWLGRWDVFRLTPLGLPKKGVAPFKNFQVWEDSALVPDTGRPAEGYPVFTVRTAAVNALGIPTVFFLGAILAMQFKSY; from the coding sequence ATGGATTTTAGAGTTTTACTTGTTATTACACCAATAGTATTTTCATGGATATTTACAGTTTTTTGGTTAGGTAGATGGGATGTATTTAGATTGACACCACTTGGACTACCTAAGAAGGGAGTTGCTCCTTTCAAAAACTTTCAAGTTTGGGAAGATTCTGCACTAGTTCCTGATACAGGCAGACCAGCAGAAGGTTATCCTGTATTTACAGTAAGAACTGCAGCTGTAAACGCTTTAGGAATCCCAACTGTTTTCTTTCTAGGAGCAATTTTGGCAATGCAGTTCAAATCTTATTAA